A portion of the Sulfuricurvum kujiense DSM 16994 genome contains these proteins:
- a CDS encoding OmpP1/FadL family transporter, producing the protein MKRSLVLSVALSAALSAAGYKIPENSINATALSAAYVANVHGADAAYYNPAAMVYNDDANLLEVDATYIGLSGIDFSGSTGNYSSKKEDFLVPTLHFSSKKLGDSGARVGFSIVAPAGLSKRWDYPAAKASAKEFTLKTIEVNPSFAVPISDSVSFGAGLRIVRSDGVVKSDTGTPSYISRNLEGDSIDIGYNIALVYKPLKELSLAATYRSKVNLTVEGEADLNYLPSIHPAHAAYSGSASVAVPIPAALNLAAAYTFDTGTTIEAVFERTYWSAYKTLDFDYDGTMNAATVAFGTPIAKNWEDTNTYRLGITQKIDQWTAMAGLAYDQTPVPEATLGYELPDADALIVSLGGRYKMDEHWDIGLAGLIDMKKDRSVHNSSINGEFTNARAYLVTAGIGYRF; encoded by the coding sequence ATGAAGAGAAGTTTGGTACTCTCTGTTGCACTTTCAGCGGCGTTATCGGCTGCGGGATACAAAATCCCTGAGAACTCGATCAATGCTACGGCACTCAGCGCCGCGTATGTTGCCAATGTGCACGGAGCCGACGCGGCATATTATAATCCGGCGGCGATGGTCTATAACGACGATGCCAATCTGCTTGAAGTGGATGCAACCTATATCGGATTAAGCGGAATCGATTTTTCAGGTTCGACGGGCAATTACAGTTCAAAAAAAGAAGATTTCTTGGTTCCGACTCTCCATTTCAGTTCCAAAAAATTAGGAGACAGCGGCGCACGTGTCGGGTTTAGCATCGTAGCCCCCGCAGGATTGTCGAAACGGTGGGATTATCCTGCCGCAAAAGCGAGTGCAAAAGAATTTACATTAAAAACGATAGAGGTTAATCCCTCTTTTGCTGTGCCTATCAGTGATAGTGTGAGTTTTGGTGCCGGATTGAGAATTGTTAGATCGGACGGAGTCGTTAAAAGCGATACGGGAACTCCGAGCTATATCAGCCGCAATCTCGAAGGGGACTCAATTGATATCGGGTACAATATCGCTCTTGTGTATAAGCCTCTCAAAGAACTCTCTTTGGCGGCGACATACCGTTCAAAAGTCAATTTGACGGTAGAGGGGGAGGCTGATTTAAATTATCTTCCATCTATTCATCCTGCACACGCTGCTTATAGCGGATCAGCCAGTGTTGCGGTTCCGATTCCCGCAGCATTAAATCTTGCGGCTGCGTATACTTTTGACACGGGGACGACTATCGAAGCAGTGTTTGAGAGAACATACTGGTCGGCTTATAAAACACTTGATTTTGATTATGATGGGACCATGAATGCTGCAACGGTTGCTTTTGGGACACCGATTGCTAAAAACTGGGAGGATACCAATACGTATCGTCTAGGGATTACCCAAAAAATTGACCAATGGACGGCGATGGCGGGCTTGGCATACGATCAAACCCCGGTTCCCGAAGCGACGTTGGGGTACGAGCTTCCTGATGCGGATGCACTCATTGTATCGTTGGGCGGACGGTATAAAATGGATGAACATTGGGACATCGGTTTGGCTGGACTGATCGATATGAAAAAAGACCGCTCAGTGCATAACAGTTCGATTAACGGTGAATTTACCAATGCCCGAGCCTACCTCGTTACTGCCGGAATCGGGTATCGCTTTTGA